The Candidatus Krumholzibacteriia bacterium genome includes the window CTCTTCGGAGGTCTACGGAACCACGCTTGCGGAAGGCCCTTTTGGCGGCGAGCTTCCCATTGCCGGAAATCTGGGCGACCAGCAGGCGGCTCTCTTTGGGCAGTGTTGCTTTGCCGCCGGCGAAGCAAAGAGCACCTACGGAACCGGTTGCTTCCTCCTGATGAACATGGGCGAGGAGGCTACTCTCTCCCGCCATGGATTGCTCACCACTCTGGCCTACCAACTCGGAGACGAAAAACCGGTCTATGCGCTGGAAGGTTCGGTGGCCATTGCGGGGAGCCTGGTGCAATGGTTCCGTGACCAACTGGGACTCATTGAGGAATCGCCGGAAATCGAAACTCTCGCCCGCAGTGTGGAGGACAATGGAGGACTGTATTTTGTTCCTGCTTTTTCGGGGCTTTTCGCGCCGCACTGGGACAGCTCTGCAAGAGGTGTGATCACCGGGCTTACGCACTTTGCTGGAAAAGGGCATCTTGCCCGCGCGGTCCTGGAGGCTTCCGCCTTCCAGATCCGGGAAGTCTTTGATGCCATGCAAGAGGACTCCGGCATTCAGATTAAAAGCCTGAAGGTCGACGGGGGCATGACCCTCAACGAACTCCTGATGCAATTTCAGGCGGATCTGCTGGACCTGGAAGTTCAGCGCCCGTCGATCATCGAGACCACAGCACTCGGTGCAGCCTATGCAGCGGGGCTGGCCGTGGGATTCTGGAACAATGAAGAGGATCTGAAAGAACACTGGAAACTGGACCAAAGCTGGCAGGCGGACATGAACCCCGGGCTCCGTGAAGAAGAAATACGCAAACTGGAAGAAGGCTGTCGAGCGCTCTCGCGGTCTTGGCGAAAGTGAGGGAAACGATGAATCATGATTCGATAGATCTGGCTCCTCATCATCTGCCCTTTTCCCACAAGACGGAACACTCCGTGGGAATCCTCGTCAGTCATGGACTGACTTCCACCACTTCCAGCATGAGACCACTGGCCGAGAGCTTCGCCGATGCGGGCTTCCATGTCGAACTGCCCTGCCTCAGAGGTCATGGCACGCAGTGGCAGGATCTGAATCGAGTGACTTATCAGGACTGGCTGGAGGATATGGAAGTCGCCCTGGCCGCCTTGCAAGTTAGGTGCGAGAAGGTCTTTGTATGCGGACTGTCCCTCGGCGGCGCTCTCACCCTTCATCTGGCCCATGATCACCCGGAGATTGCCGGCGTGGTTCTGATCAATCATGTCGCGGTCTTTACGAATCCCAAGTTCTGGTTCGTTCCCCTGATTCACCGCATGATTCCCTCCACGCCCGCTGTGGGTTCGGACATCAAGAAACCGGACACGCTGGAAATGGCCTACCCCCGCACTCCATCTACTGCGGTGAACGAGATGCTGAAGCTGATGAAGGTGAACCGAAAACGAATGCCGGACACCTGGCAGCCCACACTGATCTTCAAGTCTCTGGAGGATCATGTGGTGCCCGTAAAGAGCGCCGAGTGGACCATGAAACACCTGGGTTCGAAGGAGAAGGAACTCGTTCTCCTGACGAACTCCTATCATGTAGCACCTCTGGACCATGACCAGAAGATCATTGAGGAAAGAAGTCTGGAGTTTTTCCGCAGCCGGGGGGAATGAAAAAACCCTGCCGAAAAGCGGGGTTTTTGGTGGTCGCGAAAAAGGGGGCTAATCTTCGACCGTGACCTCCATGGGATCGCTTTCCCAGAGCCCGTGCTTGGTGCAGTAGGCAATGGCGCTGAGCTTTAGCCTGGATCCGGTAGGAACAATCCTGAAGGTAACTTCCGCCTGACCCTTCTGATCCTGGCCTCCGAGGGTTCCGGACACGAATCCGGCCTCGCCGAGAAGGGTCTCTCCATTGTAAAGCTGAATACTCTTGATGAAGTGGTCCGTGTCATCAGGGTGGGTGTACTCTTTGCCCACACACACGGTGACGGCGAACTTGTCGCCCTTCTTCGCTTCGCCCGCGCATTCAATGAAGGGGGAGTGGCGGTCGATGTAGTCTTTCTTTGCCTCGCGCTCGACAGTGTCGATGTCCACATAACGGTTCACTTTCGGCATGGCATCCTCCTTGTTTACGCACAAGGTAAGAACCGGCGCATACCTGCGAAAGCAAAAAGCGACAGGAGCAAGAGATCCTGTATTCCCGGTTCGGTTTCAGACCCGGGGGTTCGGTTTGCAGCCAGGATGTGCTAAACTAGGGCTGGAGGTTCCATGAATATTGCCCCGATCCTGACACTGCCGGTCTTCTCTTCCCCTCAACCGGTGGAGGTTCCCGAGCCCGATCGTGAGAACTTCTACTGCCAGCCGCAGAGCCCCATCTACAACGCAGTCAATGCTTCGACCGGTTACAACTCGGAAATCGCCGACGATCTGCCGGATGAATTCTCCGGCGAGTTCTTCAATGTTGTGAGCGTCCATGTCGTGGAATGGAATGGCTCCTGGCATCAACCTCAGGGCATCACGCTCAACTTCTACTACAGCGAGTGTCCCCCGGATCTTGACCCTGACATTAGCTGGGATTTCGACTGGGATGAAATCGATCCCGTGCAGGTCTATGACAGTTCCGAATGGAACGCCTACCGTGTAACCGCCATCTTGCCCGAAACCCTGGAAATCCATCCGGCCATGAGCATGGGTGCGCAGGTGAGAAACGACTGGGGGCAGGCCAACCCGCTCTGCGGAATCGGGCTTACGAACATGTCGTACATCTTCGGCTGTAGCGACTCCTACTGGGATGCAGCCGCCTGGGGTTACTATCGTTGGACTCCGAGTTCCGGAATTACGGGAGTCGCCTACGATTTTGCCTACTGCCTTGCCTATGAGTCGATGACCGGAGCAGTTCCTCTTCCGGGCGACTTTGAATTACAGGCATTTCCCAATCCCATGCATGGAAGAAGCTCCCTTCACTTTCACCTGGCCTCTTCCATGTCTGCAAAGCTGTCCGTCTACGACCTCTCAGGCCGTGAGGTCCGGAGGCTTGTGTCCGGGCCGCAGGATGGCGGTCCTCATCAGGTCGACTGGGACGGTTGCGATGAGAACGGTCAGCTCATGTCCGCGGGGCTGTACCTCTTGAGGCTGGAAGCGGGGAGTGAATCACAGAACAGCAAACTTCTCCTGATTCGGTGACACCTATGAGATATCTGATTGCGTCGACTCTCTGCCTTCTTCCGTTTCTTGCCCTTGCTGAGGAGCCACCGGCTTTCGACTGGCAGGGTCGGGACTGGGAGCCGGAGAACTGGAGAATCAACACGGACGGAACGGGAGAGATCCAGAACGAGGAGCAGGTCGTCGTCAACCCTCTGGATCCCGACAATGTCGTCGCCTGCTGGCGAGACTTTCGTCTTGGCTATCGCAGGGTGGGGGTCGGCTACAGTTTCGATGGCGGACTCAGCTGGACCGACTATCTCGTCGATGAGGAGAACTACCCCTGGCACAGCGATCCCGGGCTCACGGTGGATCGCTTCGGCAACTTCTATCTTGTGATTCTCTCCTTAGTGGACACCTCGAATCCGAACGGTCTCTATGTCCTCAAGTCCACGGACGGAGGAGTGAGCTGGTCGGAGCCGGTGGAAGTGATCAACCAGGTGCCGAATGTTTTCGAGGACAAGGAACTGATTGCCTGTGATCGATCCATGGGACCCCACGATGGAAACCTCTATGTAGCCTGGACCCGTTTTAGTTGGACGACGGAAATCCTCTGCGCCCGGTCTCTGGATCTGGAAGACGGCTTTGAGGATCCGGTGGAAGTGAGCGATGCGAACGGAGTCCAGTGGCCGGTTCCCTGTGTGGGCGAAGACGGCACGCTTTATGTCGGCTGGGTGCAATATTCTCCAGCGAGGATTCGCCTGGACCGGAGTTTCGATGGCGGCGAGACCTTTGGAAGCGACCTCACGATCTCGAGCATCTACTCGGCCTCTGCCACTCTCAATGGCAATTTAAAGAGCTACTCCTACCCGGCCCTGGACTGCGACCTCTCGGATGGTCCTTACCGTGGACGACTCTATGCCGCCTACATGGATCGCGTAGGCGGGCAGCGTGATGTTTTTCTTCGATATTCCGATGACCGGGGAACGAGTTGGTCCTATCCTCTCCGCGTCAACGATGACAGCCCCGGCAACAACCGCGACCAGTTTCATCCCTGGCTCTGCGTGAGCCCCGACGGAGTTGTGAGCATCGTGTTCTACGACCGGCGTCACGATCCGTCAAACCTTCTCATGGACCTCTATCTGGCGCAGTCCCATGATGGAGGAAACACGATCGAGCCGAATCTGCGTGTGAGCACCGTATCCTCGGATCCTACCGCTTCAAGAGCGGGACTGATCGGCGAGTACATCGGCTTGGCGGCCAGTTCCGGAGAGAGAATCCATCCGGTCTGGACGGACACTCGCCACGGAGACCAGGATGTCTTCACAGCGAGCATCACTCTGGGAGAAACTGCCGTTACGGATTTCCCTCTCGAGAATGCACTTCGCTTGAGCAGAAACCCCTTCCCGGAGAGTACGACCTTCCTCCTGAATCTCGATCATGTGGCAGAAGTGGAACTCTCGATCTACGATCCTGCCGGTCGCCGGATCACTCGACTTGTCAGGGGAACCCTGCTTCCCGGACTTCGGGAGATCCCCTGGGATGCGGGCGATCTCCCCTCGGGACTCTATCTCTATCGGCTCCGGCTTGGAGAGAGGCAGTGTTCGGGCAAGCTCCTGAAACTCCGCTAATTTGACTGAATCCTGGGGCCGATCCGCCCGTAGGACTGCGGGAGGTTTTTCATGTGGGAGAGTATTCTGAAAGTCATCGGCCTGGTGTTTCTCGACATCGGCATGCTGGCAGCCCTGTTCATGATTCCTCTTGGACTTCCCGGGAACTTCCTTCTTCTTGGACTCGCCATTCTTGCCGCCTGGCTTGGCGGCTTTCAGAGCATCAGTATTCTGTCTCTGGGAATCATCCTGCTGGTGGTGCTTCTTGCGGAAGTCGCCGAGGCAATGCTCTCCTCGCTGATGGCCCGGAAGTCCGGTGCCTCCTGGTGGGGCGTTGCCGGCGCGATGGCCGGTGGCCTGGCGGGTGCCATCCTGGGCTCCATGATTCTCCCGCTTTTCGGGACGCTTGTGGGCGCCTTTCTCGGTTCTGCTGTGGGTGCTACGGGTCTGGAGGCCTGGAAACGAGGCCGCGCCGACAGTGAAGCCCTGCGGGCAGGCTGGGGAGCCTTCCTGGGGAGAGTTCTGTCCTCAGTGCTGAAGATCTCGGTGGGGATGGGGATTGCTGTCTGGGTGATCTACTGCACCCACTAGCTGGGGCGGGAGCGCTGCCAGATCTTTCGTGTCAAAAGTCCCAGACAACCCAGATACAGACCCATGGCAATCCAGGAAGACGGACCCAGTTGATAAGTCCCATCGAGATTGCAGCGCAGGATGAGTTGATGAATCTGCAGATTCAGCGCAAAGGTCAGGGTGGTGATCCAGAGCAACTGGCTTGAGAGGAAATCGCGGTCGGCCTCTTCTTCCTCGGGGCTTTCCCGTTTCGGAAGTTCGAGTTTTCCGGAACGAGCAAGAGGGGGAATGAGAAGCGCGAAAGCCAGCATGGGAATCGTGATGCCCGCCTGAAGCCAGAAATAGACGCGTCGAAAGCTGTCGGCACTGCTCCAGCCATCGGCCTTGCCGGAAAAAGAAAAGTGGGTGGCCACTTGCTCGGGAAGCTCGGGAAGGTGGAACTTCCACTGCCAGATCCAGGCGAGAACGAGAAGAGCCAGAGCAAAGAGGGGAATCCTCGCACGGTTCATCAGCCGATGCCCCGGTTGTCCGACTCGTCCTTGACCAGGTAACCGTCGTCCTGTCGCTTGCGGTTGACCTCGTTCTTCTGCATGTACATTCGGTGAACATCTTCCGCAGATAGCCCCATGACCTGGCAGGCACTGACCCAGAAATGAAGGATGTCTACAAGTTCAACCTTCAGGTTCTGCTCATCGAAGAGATCGACCTTCGTTCGCCACCACTTCCAGTTTGTCGAGTCGACGAGTTCGGAGATTTCCTGGCTCATGGCCAGTGAGTACTTCTGCACCCATTCGTTCTGAAGGTGTCGGTTCTTCGGGATCTCGTCGTAGTCGATTCCCTGTTCGTTTTGCTTGAGGGTGTAGCGGTTCAGGTCCCGCTGCATTTCCCAGATTTCACTAAGGAGGTCCTTCACGCGGTTCTTCCTTTCATGAGAGTGCCTGAAGCAGGCTAGCAAGTCGGGGCGTCCCGTTCCAGAGAAAAGCAGGCAGCCTTCGGTCCACCCCGGATTGCGCCTTGCCTTCTTGTCAGATTTCGAGCAAATGACTATGATTGACCCATGAAAATTGCGCGTTCCGGATTCCTGCCGGGACTCCTGCTGATTGCAGTGATGTTCTGGCTTTCTGCGCCCCTTCTCCATCTTCTTCATGAACATGGAGAGGAAGAGGGGGATCATGAATCCTGTTCGCTCTTCCACAATCTGGGTTCGCGCTTTGCTGAACACACTGCAGAGCAGACTCCCTCGATGGAAGTGCTGGAGAGATTCCAACTCCCCGGAGCAGTACTTTCCACGCTCGCGCCAGCCAATCTCCAGCACATTCGCGGACCTCCTGTCTGGGCCTGATTCCGACTTTCAATCGAAGATCAAAGAATCGGTTTTTGAAACAGCGAGGAGTTCGTGATGCGTATCACCCTACTTGTCATTGCCATGATTCTGGCTGTATCCCATGCCACTGCTTCTACCACAAGCACCGGGATCAGCCGGGACTTCAATCCGGCCATTAGTGCCAATGGCCTCATTCTCTACTCTTCGGGATCTTTGGGAGAGACCGATGAACATGAGCATGAAGGCGAACATTCCCCGGAGGAGGGACTGCGAATTCAGGAGACCGAACTGCAGCTTAGTGCCAATGTCGATCCCTACAGCAAGGCGGTGCTGACCTTTGCCATGCACGGGAGCAGCGCTTTTGAACTGGAAGAAGGATACCTGCAGACCCGCCGCCTTCCCGCCCACCTTGGGCTGAAGGTCGGGAGATTTCTCTGGGATTTCGGAAAGCACAACCAGTACCACAGCCATCAGTTTCCTTTTGTGGAAAAACCCCATGCCTGGGAAGAGCTTCTGGGTGAGCACGGTCTTGCCGGTGAGGCACTGCAAATGAATTGGTTGAGCCCCCTTCCCTGGTTTGCGGAGTTGTCGGCGACGGCCTTTCCCCTGAATCATTCGGTTTACGGGGAGCATGCCGAGGCACCCGAAAACCACTGGGGGAAGTCCCTTCACCTGGCGCAACTTTTCGAAACGGGGAAGTGTTCCACGCTGGAACTGGGAGGAAGTTGGCTGTCCGGGCCGGTCGCTCATGAGCATGAGGAAGAAATCGAGGAGGGAGACCGGGAGTTTCTCGGTTTTGATGCTACCTGGAAGTGGATCGGTTCCCGTGCAAATGCAAAGCAACTGGAGATTCAGGGGGAGTGGATTCGCCGATCCGACCGTCTGGGCGAGGAGGATATCACGGGAAGTGGCTGGTACCTTTCCAGCCGTGCCAAGGTGAGCCGGCGCTTCTGGATCGGCGCACGCTACGACTCCTTCCATTCGCCATCCCATGAAGATGAATCCGGGGAGCACGAGCATTCAGGTGAATCCTCAACTATCGCCCTCTCCCTGGCTTTTGTGGCAAGCGAATTTCAGGCCTGGCGCATGGACCTGATGAAAAGGGCTGTGGGAGAGGGAACTTATCCGGCCATTCGTTTGCAGGCCAACTTCACCATCGGTAGCCACCCGGCCCATCGTTACTAGGGGAGCATGATGAAGAAACTTGTCACGGCGATTTTCGCCCTTCTCTTCCTGCAGAGTGCGGAAGCGTCCAGGCTCCATGTTGTGGCCACGCTTCCGGAGATTGCCTCTCTGGCGATGGAACTCGGAGGGGAGCGGGTAAAGGTTGTCAGCCTGGCGCGGGGAGATGAGGATCCTCACTCCATTGCTGCCAAACCAAGTCACAGTCGAAGGCTGAGTTCTGCCGACCTGCTGGTCTACAATGGACTGGAGTTGGAGGTGGGCTGGCTTCCTCTCCTGCTGGAAGGAGCCAGAAACCCGGGGATTCTTGACGGAAATCCCGGGCACCTGAATCTCTCGGAGTTCATTGAAGTCCTGGAGGTTCCCGAGATCCTTGATCGAAGCCATGGGGATGTTCACCCCGGAGGAAACCCGCATTTCACTGTGGATCCCGGGGTCTATCCGGATCTGGCACTCGCTCTTTCCGGAAAGCTGCGTGAACTGGATCCGGATTCAGGGGACTACTACTCGAAGAGGCTTGCTGATTTCCTGGCGCGTTGGGAGTCTCGAATGGAAGACTGGCATCGTCGCCTGTTCTTTCTGAAAGGCAGGGAGATCGTGTCCTACCATAATCAGTGGGCATATTCTGCCCGAAGATTCGGGTTCGAGATTCTGGATCATGTAGAGAATCTGCCGGGGATCCCGCCCAGCCCTCGTCACCTCTTGAATCTCCAGGAGCGCATTCGGGAGGAGGGGATTCCTCTTCTGATTTACTCGGATCTCGTCCATGCGGAGATGCCCGAACGGTTCGCCTCCATGGCGGGGTGCCGAGCACTGGGCCTTCCCCAGTCAGTGGGAAGTCGCGAAGGAACCGGGGATCTCTTTGACTGGTTTGAGCTCTGGGTCACAGTTCTGGAGCAGTCAGAAAGGGGCAAGTGATGGATGTTCTTGTCCTGATGGCGGCCCCCTTTGTCGCAAGTGTGATTCTGGTTCTCATCCACGCTTATCTGGGAGGGCATGTTCTTCGACGGGGAGTAATCTTCGTCGACCTTGCCATGGCCCAGTTTGCCGCCATGGGAGTCGCCTTCGGACTTCTTTTCGGCTTTGAGCTGGAGAGTATGCCTTCCTACTATCTGGGATTGCTCAGCGCCCTTGTGGCCGCCGGCCTGTTTTCCCTCAGCCGGCACAACATCCGCAGGGTGCCCCAGGAAGCGATCATTGGAATCGCCTATGTTGCTTCCGCTGCAGCAGCTATCCTCATCGCAGATCGTGCCCCACACGGGGCAGAGCACATCAAGCAGATCCTGGTTGGCTCGATTCTCTGGGTGAGCTGGCAGGAAGTCCTGAAGACGGCGCTCCTCTACGGGGCACTGGGGCTTCTTCTGCTCTGGGCTCACCCCCGTTTGAAGCTGGTGAGCGAGAATCCCGAGGGGGCCACGAAGAAGGGGCTCA containing:
- a CDS encoding dUTPase, encoding MKDLLSEIWEMQRDLNRYTLKQNEQGIDYDEIPKNRHLQNEWVQKYSLAMSQEISELVDSTNWKWWRTKVDLFDEQNLKVELVDILHFWVSACQVMGLSAEDVHRMYMQKNEVNRKRQDDGYLVKDESDNRGIG
- a CDS encoding DUF1648 domain-containing protein is translated as MNRARIPLFALALLVLAWIWQWKFHLPELPEQVATHFSFSGKADGWSSADSFRRVYFWLQAGITIPMLAFALLIPPLARSGKLELPKRESPEEEEADRDFLSSQLLWITTLTFALNLQIHQLILRCNLDGTYQLGPSSWIAMGLYLGCLGLLTRKIWQRSRPS
- a CDS encoding FlgD immunoglobulin-like domain containing protein, encoding MNIAPILTLPVFSSPQPVEVPEPDRENFYCQPQSPIYNAVNASTGYNSEIADDLPDEFSGEFFNVVSVHVVEWNGSWHQPQGITLNFYYSECPPDLDPDISWDFDWDEIDPVQVYDSSEWNAYRVTAILPETLEIHPAMSMGAQVRNDWGQANPLCGIGLTNMSYIFGCSDSYWDAAAWGYYRWTPSSGITGVAYDFAYCLAYESMTGAVPLPGDFELQAFPNPMHGRSSLHFHLASSMSAKLSVYDLSGREVRRLVSGPQDGGPHQVDWDGCDENGQLMSAGLYLLRLEAGSESQNSKLLLIR
- a CDS encoding alpha/beta fold hydrolase; translation: MNHDSIDLAPHHLPFSHKTEHSVGILVSHGLTSTTSSMRPLAESFADAGFHVELPCLRGHGTQWQDLNRVTYQDWLEDMEVALAALQVRCEKVFVCGLSLGGALTLHLAHDHPEIAGVVLINHVAVFTNPKFWFVPLIHRMIPSTPAVGSDIKKPDTLEMAYPRTPSTAVNEMLKLMKVNRKRMPDTWQPTLIFKSLEDHVVPVKSAEWTMKHLGSKEKELVLLTNSYHVAPLDHDQKIIEERSLEFFRSRGE
- a CDS encoding DUF456 domain-containing protein; the protein is MWESILKVIGLVFLDIGMLAALFMIPLGLPGNFLLLGLAILAAWLGGFQSISILSLGIILLVVLLAEVAEAMLSSLMARKSGASWWGVAGAMAGGLAGAILGSMILPLFGTLVGAFLGSAVGATGLEAWKRGRADSEALRAGWGAFLGRVLSSVLKISVGMGIAVWVIYCTH
- a CDS encoding class II SORL domain-containing protein; the protein is MPKVNRYVDIDTVEREAKKDYIDRHSPFIECAGEAKKGDKFAVTVCVGKEYTHPDDTDHFIKSIQLYNGETLLGEAGFVSGTLGGQDQKGQAEVTFRIVPTGSRLKLSAIAYCTKHGLWESDPMEVTVED
- a CDS encoding metal ABC transporter substrate-binding protein yields the protein MKKLVTAIFALLFLQSAEASRLHVVATLPEIASLAMELGGERVKVVSLARGDEDPHSIAAKPSHSRRLSSADLLVYNGLELEVGWLPLLLEGARNPGILDGNPGHLNLSEFIEVLEVPEILDRSHGDVHPGGNPHFTVDPGVYPDLALALSGKLRELDPDSGDYYSKRLADFLARWESRMEDWHRRLFFLKGREIVSYHNQWAYSARRFGFEILDHVENLPGIPPSPRHLLNLQERIREEGIPLLIYSDLVHAEMPERFASMAGCRALGLPQSVGSREGTGDLFDWFELWVTVLEQSERGK
- a CDS encoding metal ABC transporter permease, whose amino-acid sequence is MDVLVLMAAPFVASVILVLIHAYLGGHVLRRGVIFVDLAMAQFAAMGVAFGLLFGFELESMPSYYLGLLSALVAAGLFSLSRHNIRRVPQEAIIGIAYVASAAAAILIADRAPHGAEHIKQILVGSILWVSWQEVLKTALLYGALGLLLLWAHPRLKLVSENPEGATKKGLRVLGWDVLFYSVFALVVTSSVRIAGVLLVFSILIVPSVFAALLGVKEGMRLPLAWGFGIVMSFLGMLLSYFLDFPTGASVVVVFALGLFPVLLLKKR